From the genome of Thermoproteota archaeon:
AAGTGGTGGGTGTATGGAGATCCGGAGGGCTAGTGGTCTACCCCACGGACACGGTATATGGGCTGGGCGCAGATGCGGAGAATGAGAGGGCGGTGTTGAGGGTGTACGAGGTCAAGGGTAGAAGGAGAGACAAGCCTCTGACTATAGCGGTCAGCGACTTTGACATGTTGGAGAGGTACGCCGTGCTGAACGAGGTAAGCAGGGAGCTGATTAGGCACTTCCTACCGGGCAAGGTGACTTTCATACTGCCCAAGACCGAGAGGGTCCCGGATTCTGTGAATCCTAGGGCTATAGGCGTGAGGATCCCGGATCTGGATCTGACTCGTGGCCTCATTAGATCCTTCGGGAGGGCCGTAACGGCCACTAGCGCGAACAGGTCGGGCTCACCCCCTAAGAGAGATCCTAGGGAGGTAGCTGAGGAGATCGAGGTTGATCTACTCCTAGACTGCGGCGTTCTTCCACCCAGCAGGCCATCCACCGTAGTGGACCTCACGGGTGAGAGACCCGTGCTAGTGAGGGAGGGAGATGTGCCATTCGAGAGAATACTGAGGGTTTACGAGAGGGTAAGGTGATCTCACTAGGTATAGAGTCGACGGCCCACACCTTCGGGGTGGGGATCATAACCTCAGAGGGCGAGATACTCGCCAACGTGTGGGACTCCTACAAGTCTCCGGAGGGAGGCATGAGGCCCCATGAGTTAGCTGAACATCATTTCAACACCGCGGTGAAGGTGATAAAGGATGCCTTGGATCAAGCTGGTCTGACCCTCTCTGATATCTCCATCATCGGTTATTCTCGGGGACCTGGAATAGGACAGGCCCTGTTAATAGGAGCCTTCATCTCCAGATCGCTGGCACTGAAATATGGGAAGCCCTTAGTGGGTGTCAACCACCCCTTGGCCCACGTGGAGATAGGCAGGAAGATCACCAAGAGTTACGATCCCGTCGTGCTCTACGTTTCCGGTGGCAACACCCAAGTGATCACCCACAACGGCAGGAGGTATGTGGTCTTAGGAGAGACCCTAGATGTGGGCTTGGGTAATGCTCAGGACAAATTGGGCAGAGAGATAGGGCTGCCCTTTCCGGCCGGACCGAAATTGGATAGGATGATGGGTAAGTGGGTGGAGCTCCCCTACACCGTGAAAGGGATGGACCTGTCGTTCAGCGGCCTCCTCACCGAGGCATTGAGGAGAATAAAGTCGGGAGAGAGGGTCGAGGATGTCGTCTGGAGTTTCATGGAAGTGGCCTTCTCCATGACGATAGAGGTGGCTGAGAGGGCCTTGGCCCTGAGCGGTAAAGACGAACTCCTATTAGTCGGAGGGGTCGCTGCCTCCCCTAGATTAAAGGAGAAAGCGGAGGTCATGTGCCGCGAGAGGGGTGTTGAGCTCAAGGTACCCCCCGTGGAGCTCGTGAGGGACAACGGGGCCATGATAGCCTGGACCGCGATACTCTCTTATAGGATAAGGGGGCCGGAGCCCATTGAGGAGTCTTCCATAAAACCCCAGTGGAGGATAGATGAGATAGAGTGGCCACTGACCGACATCTGAGGGTGATCGATTGGGAAGGAAGAGGTTCAATGTGTGCCTATCGGGTCTCACTGGGAGCGGCAAGAGCACACTAGCTAGGAGGTTGGTTGAGAGGTACGGATTGAAGAGGGTATCCGGCGGAGATATACTGAAGGAGATAATAGGGGGTAAAGAGAGCTTGAAGGATCCGGGCTGGTGGGAAAGGGAGGAAGCCAGCAGGGCGATGGCCGAGAGGATGTCCAATCCGGAGCTGGACATGGAAGTGGACAGGAGGCTCATGTCCTTAGCCTCTGAAGGGGGCTACGTACTAGACTCTTGGACCATGGCCTACCTCTTGGACTCCGAGGACTGTATCAAGATCTTCCTGAAAGCAGATCTGGAAGTTAGGGCTCTCAGAGTAGCTAGAAGGGATAGGATAAGCTTTGATGAGGCGGTAAAGAGAATAAAATTGAAGGAGGAGGAGACTTATCGCATATATAAGAGGATCTACGGCTTTGAGCTCGGCAAGGACCTCACTCCCTTCCATCTCGTATTAGACACCACGAGGTTAAATGCCAGCGAGGTACTCTCCATAGTAAGCAAATTTATTGATAGTTGGTTGAAGTAATTTGATATTATATCCCCAGTTATATTAGAATATAGTTTATTTTGTTACTAAGGAGGGCAGCGCTCCGGCTCAACTTAATATTCGACGTTGGACAGATATGCATGATAGGGGAGATGCTGGTAAAGGGACTGCTGGATGAGGTAGAGGAGATAGGTCAGCGGTACGGCATAGTAGGAAGACGAGAGGAGCTACTCAAGATGCTGGTTGCGGTCAAAAGCGGTAGACACATACTTTTGGAGGGACCGGTTGGTGTCGGCAAGACGCTCCTCGCCAGATCGATAGCGGAATACCTCTCGAGGGACTTCGTGAGGGTAGATGGTGATGAGAGACTTAACGAGACGAAGCTGATCGGATATTGGGATCCTCCTATGGTGTTGAAGAAGGGATATGTCGAAGAGGCCTTCGTTCCCGGGCCCCTTACTAGGGCTGCAACCAGTGGCTCTGTCCTCTTCATAAACGAGTTGAACAGACTCCCAGAATCGGCTCAGAACGCGCTTCTCCCCGTCATGGATGAGGGTCTCATTCACATACCCCACTTAGGGACCCTGAAAGCGAAGAGTGGGTTCCTCATAATAGCCACGCAGAATCCGGAGGAGGATGTCGGCGTGCTCAGGTTGTCTGAGGCCTTGAAGGACAGGTTCGTTCTCGTTAAGCTGGGATATCCTAGAAGGGAAGAGGAGGTGGAGATAGTCAGGAGGCATGTGCAAGATATCGATGATGAAACCGCCGAGATCAGCGTGGATATCGTGAGGAGCACCAGAGAGCATCCGAGCATCCTGAGAGGTGGGTCAATAAGATCGTCCATAGACTTGGCGAAGATAGCGCTGATGCTGAGGGGCGACGGGGAGCGCTGGTACAATGCCGCCCTCATGGTCCTACCTCAGAGGATAGAGCTCAGGGACACAGCTGTCAGCAAGGAGTCCCTGATAAGGGACATCGTTAGATCAGTACTTGGAGGGGGGGAGGGTTTTCTCGAATTGAGGAGCCGTTAAAGGCTCCGATGACGGATTATCCCCAAGTAAGAAACATACCAGGCCTTAGAGAACCTCTAGCAAGCGATTACGAGGTGCTGAGGAAAGCTGCGGAGTACTACCTAATGGAGGGAGATCTCCAAGGATTGTTAAGGATATCCAACTACAGCCAGATAGTGGTGGCTAAGGCCATATCCAAGGGCAACTTCACCCCAAAGATGGTCTCTTCCCTAGAGAGAGATCCTGAGGCCGCCGTCAGGCTGTACAGGCAGGTCAGATGGAGGCTCAACGAGAGGGCTAGGAGGATGTTCAGACGGCTGGTAGCAAAGGCCGTGGTGAACTTAGTTGTGAAGGGGGGGAGGGGTAATTTGGAGGAGGACAGGAGATCAGAGGCATCTTACGAGGTAGGAATGGATTTCGATGTTGAGAGGACCATCGAAGAGCTAATTGAGAGGGGAAAGAAGATCGATGAGTTGGATTACAGCGACATCGTGGGTTTAGATAAGAGGAGAAGTGAGTGCTCTGCTGTCGTCATAATAGATTCCAGTGGTTCCATGTCCGGCAGGAAGATACTGAGCGCCGCCACCATGGCCGCGCTGATATCTCACAAGATCAGAAGAGGTAAGTATTCCGTTATCGGATTCAACAGTGAGGCCTTTCCGATCAAGCATGTGAATGAGAGCAAGGGGTCCATCGAGGTCGTGGAGGATATACTGGACTTGGTGCCCCTAGGCTACACCAATATAGCTGACGGCTTAATCAAGGCTCTAGAGGAGTCCAAGAGTCTGGTGAATCCGAGGTTCATATTGCTGACCGATGGGGAGTACAACGTGGGGGAGGATCCGAGAAAGGTGGTATCCCATATCAGGGGATTGCATGTAGTTTACGTAGGGAGGAGATCTTCCAGCAGAGGGGCCAAGTTCTGCAGAGACCTAGCTAGACTGGGTAATGGCAAGTTCCATGAATTGAGGGACCCGCAAGAGATACCCAGACTCATGAGAAGTATACTCAGTTAGTTCTCGAGCGGGAATATAGTTAAATACCCTTAACACTCAGATAGAGAGCGGGCGGGGGTGGCCGAGATAGGTCCAAGGCGCCAGCCTTAGGAGCTGGTGGGCAGCAGGCCCGCGTGGGTTCGAATCCCACCCCCCGCACCAGTCAAGCTAATTCATCATAGATGTCACTCTGGCGGCTAGTCCGCTGAGATGCCATCGAATTCTAAGCTTAATTGATCCACTTAGCTGAGCGTTTCGAGCTGGAATCCCGCACATATCCTATAAGCAGTCCAAAATGGTGCGGCCGCCGGGATTTGAACCCGGGTCGCCGGCTTGGGGGGCCGGCATCC
Proteins encoded in this window:
- a CDS encoding L-threonylcarbamoyladenylate synthase, yielding MRWLDVKRGCDDACVSEVVGVWRSGGLVVYPTDTVYGLGADAENERAVLRVYEVKGRRRDKPLTIAVSDFDMLERYAVLNEVSRELIRHFLPGKVTFILPKTERVPDSVNPRAIGVRIPDLDLTRGLIRSFGRAVTATSANRSGSPPKRDPREVAEEIEVDLLLDCGVLPPSRPSTVVDLTGERPVLVREGDVPFERILRVYERVR
- the kae1 gene encoding KEOPS complex N(6)-L-threonylcarbamoyladenine synthase Kae1; protein product: MISLGIESTAHTFGVGIITSEGEILANVWDSYKSPEGGMRPHELAEHHFNTAVKVIKDALDQAGLTLSDISIIGYSRGPGIGQALLIGAFISRSLALKYGKPLVGVNHPLAHVEIGRKITKSYDPVVLYVSGGNTQVITHNGRRYVVLGETLDVGLGNAQDKLGREIGLPFPAGPKLDRMMGKWVELPYTVKGMDLSFSGLLTEALRRIKSGERVEDVVWSFMEVAFSMTIEVAERALALSGKDELLLVGGVAASPRLKEKAEVMCRERGVELKVPPVELVRDNGAMIAWTAILSYRIRGPEPIEESSIKPQWRIDEIEWPLTDI
- a CDS encoding cytidylate kinase family protein — translated: MGRKRFNVCLSGLTGSGKSTLARRLVERYGLKRVSGGDILKEIIGGKESLKDPGWWEREEASRAMAERMSNPELDMEVDRRLMSLASEGGYVLDSWTMAYLLDSEDCIKIFLKADLEVRALRVARRDRISFDEAVKRIKLKEEETYRIYKRIYGFELGKDLTPFHLVLDTTRLNASEVLSIVSKFIDSWLK
- a CDS encoding MoxR family ATPase gives rise to the protein MLVKGLLDEVEEIGQRYGIVGRREELLKMLVAVKSGRHILLEGPVGVGKTLLARSIAEYLSRDFVRVDGDERLNETKLIGYWDPPMVLKKGYVEEAFVPGPLTRAATSGSVLFINELNRLPESAQNALLPVMDEGLIHIPHLGTLKAKSGFLIIATQNPEEDVGVLRLSEALKDRFVLVKLGYPRREEEVEIVRRHVQDIDDETAEISVDIVRSTREHPSILRGGSIRSSIDLAKIALMLRGDGERWYNAALMVLPQRIELRDTAVSKESLIRDIVRSVLGGGEGFLELRSR
- a CDS encoding VWA domain-containing protein, which encodes MTDYPQVRNIPGLREPLASDYEVLRKAAEYYLMEGDLQGLLRISNYSQIVVAKAISKGNFTPKMVSSLERDPEAAVRLYRQVRWRLNERARRMFRRLVAKAVVNLVVKGGRGNLEEDRRSEASYEVGMDFDVERTIEELIERGKKIDELDYSDIVGLDKRRSECSAVVIIDSSGSMSGRKILSAATMAALISHKIRRGKYSVIGFNSEAFPIKHVNESKGSIEVVEDILDLVPLGYTNIADGLIKALEESKSLVNPRFILLTDGEYNVGEDPRKVVSHIRGLHVVYVGRRSSSRGAKFCRDLARLGNGKFHELRDPQEIPRLMRSILS